A section of the Oncorhynchus gorbuscha isolate QuinsamMale2020 ecotype Even-year linkage group LG06, OgorEven_v1.0, whole genome shotgun sequence genome encodes:
- the LOC124038021 gene encoding angiopoietin-related protein 3-like, with product MKLFCLLFLLGVSTVQAAHQDTSRVYPTVPSQLQPQTQPPAEAKSRFAMLDDVRLLANGLLQLGQSLREFVHKTKAQINDIFQKLNIFDRSFYQLSVVTSEIKEEEEELKKTTTFLKANNEEIRNLSLEINSKINSILQERSQLQSKVGGLEEKLKGLSESMMPEEQLYEIKSLKDVIAAQERTITDLLKAVREQHDQLNHQKTKIRTLEEKISIDNFQDTTDKVADSNSETPDMFGYLTGNSTGPDTDLSMDCSDLFNRGERNSGVYSIKPNQSEPFNVFCELTSGGGATVIQSREDGSVDFDQAWEKYENGFGDLQKEFWLGLRKIYSLAGQGESILRIELEDWKEERRSVEYQFTMEGPQAHYTLHLTHLSGDLPDAMGNHSGMRFSTKDRDNDNHQDSNCAKNYTGGWWFNACGDTNLNGRYMWLRSKGRSMRRKGIQWKPLGTSYSLKTTKISIRPASPAPLTSSPP from the exons ATGAAGCTCTTCTGCCTCTTGTTTCTGCTGGGTGTATCTACAGTTCAGGCAGCTCATCAGGATACCTCCAGGGTCTACCCCACTGTACCCTCTCAACTCCAGCCCCAGACGCAGCCTCCAGCCGAGGCCAAGTCCCGCTTTGCCATGCTGGACGATGTCCGTCTCCTTGCCAACGGCTTGCTCCAACTGGGTCAGAGCCTCAGGGAGTTTGTCCACAAGACCAAGGCCCAGATCAACGACATCTTTCAAAAACTCAACATCTTTGACCGCTCTTTCTACCAGCTCTCTGTGGTCACCTCTGAgataaaggaggaagaggaggagctgaAGAAGACCACCACATTCCTCAAGGCCAACAACGAGGAGATCCGGAACCTGTCACTGGAGATCAACTCCAAGATCAACAGTATCCTGCAAGAGAGGAGCCAGCTGCAGAGTAAAGTAGGAGGGCTGGAGGAGAAACTGAAGGGACTGTCGGAGAGCATGATGCCCGAAGAGCAGCTCTACGAGATCAAGTCACTCAAG GATGTGATTGCGGCGCAGGAGAGGACCATCACAGACCTGCTGAAAGCTGTGAGGGAGCAGCACGATCAGCTCAACCACCAAAAAACTAAGATCAGGACTCTGGAAGAAAAG ATCAGCATTGACAATTTCCAGGACACAACTGACAAAGTTGCGGATTCCAACTCAGAGACGCCAGACATGTTTGGATACCTGACAGGCAACTCCACTGGTCCGGACACAGACCTATCCATGGACTGCAGTGATCTGttcaacagaggagagagaaacagcggGGTGTACTCTATCAAGCCAAACCAGTCTGAGCCTTTCAATGTGTTCTGTGAACTGACCTCAG GAGGAGGAGCAACAGTCATCCAGAGCAGGGAGGACGGATCTGTGGATTTTGACCAAGCATGGGAGAAGTACGAGAACGGATTTGGTGATCTGCAAA AAGAGTTCTGGCTGGGCCTGAGGAAGATCTACAGCCTTGCTGGTCAGGGTGAATCTATCCTGCGTATTGAGCTGGAGGactggaaggaagagaggaggtctGTAGAGTACCAGTTCACCATGGAGGGACCCCAGGCCCACTACACCCTCCACCTCACCCACCTGTCTGGTGATCTGCCCGATGCCATGGGCAACCACAGTGGCATGAGGTTCTCAACCAAGGACAGAGACAACGACAACCACCAGGACTCCAACTGCGCCAAAAACTACACAG GTGGCTGGTGGTTCAATGCCTGTGGTGACACCAACCTGAACGGCAGGTACATGTGGCTGAGGTCAAAGGGTCGTTCCATGAGGAGGAAAGGAATCCAGTGGAAACCTCTGGGGACCTCCTACTCCCTCAAGACCACCAAGATCTCCATACGGCCTGCCTCACCCGCCCCCCTCACCTCAAGTCCCCCTTAA